A DNA window from Hoplias malabaricus isolate fHopMal1 chromosome 5, fHopMal1.hap1, whole genome shotgun sequence contains the following coding sequences:
- the thoc7 gene encoding THO complex subunit 7 homolog translates to MGSITDDEVIRKRLLIDGDGAGDDRRINLLLKSFIKWCHSNVTPEEGFTQYQRMFGTLAQCEFSMGKTLLVYDMNLKEMENYEKIYTDIEHSISSAHEKIAECKKEILRAKRIRKNRQEYDALAKVIQQHPDRHETMKQLDALDKELQQLSHIKENVEDKLELRKKQFHVLLSTIQELQQTLENDEKMESDEASQESPVENGD, encoded by the exons ATGGGTAGCATAACGGATG ATGAGGTCATTCGTAAGCGTCTCCTTATTGATGGAGATGGAGCTGGAGATGACCGGCGCATTAATTTGCTTCTGAAAAGCTTCATCAAATGGTGCCATTCCAACGTGACTCCAGAAGAAGG GTTTACTCAATACCAGAGGATGTTTGGAACTCTGGCCCAGTGCGAGTTCTCCATGGGGAAGACGCTGCTGGTGTATGATATGAACCTGAAAGAAATGGAGAACTATGAAAAAATTTACACAGACATTG agcacagtaTATCATCAGCTCATGAGAAAATAGCAGAATGCAAAAAAGAAATCCTGAGGGCAAAGAGGATACGAAAAAACCGTCAAG AGTATGATGCATTGGCAAAGGTCATCCAGCAACATCCAGACAGACATGAAACCATGAA GCAGCTTGATGCACTGGACAAAGAACTTCAACAGCTTTCCCACATTAAAGAGAACGTGGAAGACAAG CTGGAGCTCCGTAAGAAACAGTTTCATGTGCTGCTCAGCACAATTCAGGAGCTTCAACAAACACTGGAGA ATGATGAAAAGATGGAAAGTGATGAAGCGAGTCAAGAGAGCCCTGTGGAAAATGGAGACTAG
- the synpra gene encoding synaptoporin isoform X1, protein METANQIVSVGTFQVLKVPLGFIRLLEWLFAIFAFATCGGYSGQLRVSVDCVNKTDSNLSININFAYPFRLNQIYFDVPKCEGRSEERLFLVGDFSSSAEFFVTIAVFAFLYSLLATVIYIFFQNKYRENNRGPFIDFIVTVVFSFMWLVSSSAWAKGLSDVKVATDPDEVILLMSACKVQANKCSSAYGPIWSGLNTSVVFGYLNFVLWAGNIWFVFKETGWHKGGAAHYPSSAPEKQATAFNQQQSYSQGTFDQSGGGFSATGDFGQSEYSQVGTYTSSGPTSY, encoded by the exons CTCTTTGCCATCTTTGCTTTCGCGACATGTGGAGGCTACTCTGGTCAGCTGCGGGTTAGTGTTGACTGCGTCAACAAGACGGACAGCAACCTCAGCATCAACATCAACTTCGCTTATCCTTTCAG GTTGAACCAGATTTACTTTGACGTGCCCAAATGTGAAGGCAGAAGTGAGGAGCGTCTCTTCCTGGTCGGAGACTTCTCGTCTTCTGCTGAGTTCTTTGTCACCATCGCTGTCTTTGCCTTCCTTTACTCGCTGCTGGCCACAGTCATCTACATCTTCTTCCAGAACAAGTATCGTGAGAACAACCGTGGACCTTTCATA GACTTCATAGTGACGGTGGTCTTCTCATTCATGTGGCTGGTCAGTTCCTCAGCCTGGGCCAAGGGTCTGTCAGATGTTAAAGTGGCCACAGATCCAGACGAGGTCATTCTGCTGATGTCCGCCTGTAAAGTGCAGGCCAACAAGTGCAGCTCTGCGTATGGACCCATCTGGTCAGGCCTCAATACCTCTGTG GTGTTCGGTTACTTGAACTTTGTTCTGTGGGCGGGAAACATCTGGTTTGTGTTTAAAGAGACTGGCTGGCACAAGGGCGGAGCTGCCCACTACCCCTCATCAGCTCCAGAAAAACAAGCCACTGCCTTCAACCAGCAGCAATCCTACAGCCAGGGCACTTTCGACCAATCAGGAGGAGGCTTCAGCGCAACGGGAGACTTTGGCCAATCAGAGTACAGTCAGGTGGGCACTTACACCTCATCTGGACCCACCTCCTACTGA
- the synpra gene encoding synaptoporin isoform X2, whose translation MCMVIFAPLFAIFAFATCGGYSGQLRVSVDCVNKTDSNLSININFAYPFRLNQIYFDVPKCEGRSEERLFLVGDFSSSAEFFVTIAVFAFLYSLLATVIYIFFQNKYRENNRGPFIDFIVTVVFSFMWLVSSSAWAKGLSDVKVATDPDEVILLMSACKVQANKCSSAYGPIWSGLNTSVVFGYLNFVLWAGNIWFVFKETGWHKGGAAHYPSSAPEKQATAFNQQQSYSQGTFDQSGGGFSATGDFGQSEYSQVGTYTSSGPTSY comes from the exons ATGTGTATGGTCATATTCGCTCCG CTCTTTGCCATCTTTGCTTTCGCGACATGTGGAGGCTACTCTGGTCAGCTGCGGGTTAGTGTTGACTGCGTCAACAAGACGGACAGCAACCTCAGCATCAACATCAACTTCGCTTATCCTTTCAG GTTGAACCAGATTTACTTTGACGTGCCCAAATGTGAAGGCAGAAGTGAGGAGCGTCTCTTCCTGGTCGGAGACTTCTCGTCTTCTGCTGAGTTCTTTGTCACCATCGCTGTCTTTGCCTTCCTTTACTCGCTGCTGGCCACAGTCATCTACATCTTCTTCCAGAACAAGTATCGTGAGAACAACCGTGGACCTTTCATA GACTTCATAGTGACGGTGGTCTTCTCATTCATGTGGCTGGTCAGTTCCTCAGCCTGGGCCAAGGGTCTGTCAGATGTTAAAGTGGCCACAGATCCAGACGAGGTCATTCTGCTGATGTCCGCCTGTAAAGTGCAGGCCAACAAGTGCAGCTCTGCGTATGGACCCATCTGGTCAGGCCTCAATACCTCTGTG GTGTTCGGTTACTTGAACTTTGTTCTGTGGGCGGGAAACATCTGGTTTGTGTTTAAAGAGACTGGCTGGCACAAGGGCGGAGCTGCCCACTACCCCTCATCAGCTCCAGAAAAACAAGCCACTGCCTTCAACCAGCAGCAATCCTACAGCCAGGGCACTTTCGACCAATCAGGAGGAGGCTTCAGCGCAACGGGAGACTTTGGCCAATCAGAGTACAGTCAGGTGGGCACTTACACCTCATCTGGACCCACCTCCTACTGA